One Stenotrophomonas maltophilia R551-3 genomic window, CGGCCGGTCGATGAAGAAACGAACCATGCGCGGCAGGCCTCAGTGCGACGTTTCGTCGGTGTTGCCGTTCGGGTCGATCGCCGGCATGGCGGCCAGCTGCGCGGTGGTGGCCGCTATCGCCTTCACCTGCTGGCCGAGCGAAACCGCACTGCCGTTGCTGACGATCACCCGCTCACCGGCCTTCAAGCCCTGCGTGATCTGCCACTGGTTGCCCACCACCTGACCAATGCCGACCCGGCGTTCCACCACATGGTCCCTGGCGTCGAGCAGGCGCAGCAGCGGCTCGCCGCGTTCATTGCGCAGCACCGCCTTCTGCGGCACCAGCAGCGCGCGCGCATCGGTGGCCATCGGCAGCACCGCCTTCAGATACATCCCCGGCAACAGCAGGCCGTCCGGGTTCGGAATGACCGCACGCAGCACCACGTTGCCGGTGCCCGGATCGACCGCACTGCCGACGAACTCCAGGGTCCCTTCATGCGCGTACGTGCTGCCGTCCTCCAGCAGCACCTTCACCTGTGCCTTGCCATCGATGGCCTTCACCAGGCCGGCATCGAGCTGCTTGCGCAGTGCCAGCATCTGCGTGCTGGACTGGGTCACATCCAGGTACACCGGATCCAACCGTTGAATGGTCGCCAGCGCCGCGTCCTGGCCGGCAGCGACCAGCGCGCCGGCAGTGACGCTGGAGGTGCCGATGCGGCCGTCGATCGGTGCGCTGATCCGGGTGTAGTCGAGGTTGATGCGGGCGGCCTGCAGCGCAGCGCGCGCGGCAATCACATTGGCCTGCGCCTGCTTCAGTGCCGAAGTGGCATCGTCGGCATCCTGCTTGCTGGCCGCATCCAGGCCCAGCAGCGTGCGCGTGCGCTCGGCCTTCGGCTGCGCCGACAGCACGGTGGCCTCGGCCTGCGCCAGCTGGCCACGAGCAGTATCGAAGGCGGCCTGGTACGGCGCCGGATCGACCTGGTACAGCAACTGCCCGGCCTTGACCTGCTGGCCTTCGGTGAACAACCGCTGGCGGATCAGCCCGCCGATCTGCGGCCGTACCTCGGACACCTCGAACGGCACCGCCCGACCAGGCAGGGTCTGCTGCAGCGCCAGCGGCTGCGCGCTGGCGGTAATGACGCCGACTTCAGGCGTGGCTGGCGTTTCGGACCTGCCCGCCGAGCAGGCCGCCAGGGACATCAGCAGGGGCAACAGCAGCGGATGGGGGGAGCGGGACAGCGGGCGCGGGAGTGACATGGGGGGCGTGGGGGCCTTGCGTTGACCCGTGCACGCTGCCGTGGAACTGTGCAGAGAATATGGAGAATGTGCGACCGGCTCAGCTGGCGCTTGCTTTCAGCGCCGCATGCGCCGCTAATGGCCTCCGCGATGGTGAAGATTCGACTCAAATTCGGCCTGACCGCGAAGACCTTCCTCGCGATCTTCACCGCCTGCCTGCTGGTGCTGGCAGTGAACGGCATTGCCAGTCGCGTTGCGTTCCAGACCGGCTTCCTGGACTACCTCAACGACCAGGGCGACCTGCGCATGCAGCGCCTGATGCCCCACCTGCAGCGCGAGTACAGCGCGCACGGCGGCTGGGAGCATCTGCGCGGTGACAGTGACCGCTGGGCGCGGCTGCTGCGTCCGGATCTGGCCCATGGACACGAGGGACCGGTGCCGCCGCTGTCCGACCAGACCGGCGTACCGTCGCGGCTGGGCCTGTTCGATGCGCGCCACCGGTTCGTGGCCGGCAACCCCGATGCCACCAGTGATGACGAGCCGCATCCTGTGCAGCTGGACGGGCACACCGTCGGCTGGCTGGGCATGGTGCCGTTCCAGACGGTCATCGCCACCAACGATCTGAACTTCTACAACACCCAGGTGCGCGCCTGGTGGGTGATCGGCGTCGCCCTGCTGCTGGTGACGGTGCTGCTGGCCTGGCTGGTGTCGCGTGCGCTGCGCCAGCGCCTGGCCAAGCTGGCCGCGGCCACGCACCGGCTCGCCGCCGGTGACTACGCCACACGCATCGAACGCACCAGCGACGACGAACTGGACGCGCTGGTCAACGACTTCAACCGGATGGCACAGGCGCTGGACGATACCGAGCGCAACCGCCGCGCGTTCATCGCCGACATCTCGCACGAGCTGCGCACGCCGCTGGCGGTGGTGCGCGCCGAGCTGGAAGCGATCGAGGACGGCATCCGTCCATTGGACCGCGCCAACCTCGGTGGCCTGCAAAGCGAGATCCGCCAGCTGGGCAAGCTGGTCGACGACCTGCACGATCTGTCGATGACCCAGTCCGGCGGCCTCGCCTACCGCTTCGCGCCGCTGGACCTGGTGGCGCTGCTGCGCAGCGAACTCAATGGCATGCGCGTGCGCTTCTCCGCGGCGGGGCTGGCCCTGGAAGAAGCGCTGCCCGCCACGCCACTGCAGGTATCCGGCGACGAACGGCGCCTGCAGCAGGTCCTGGCCAACCTGTTGGAAAATGCGCTGCGCTATACCCATACCGGCGGCCGCGTACGTGTGCAGGCGGCTCGCGTACCTGCCGGCGTGCAGCTGATCGTGGAAGACACCGCACCGGGCGTGCCGGCCGACAAGTGCGCGCTGCTGTTCGAGCGCTTCTACCGGGTGGAGAGTTCGCGCAACCGTGCCAGCGGCGGCAGCGGGTTGGGCCTGGCCATCAGCCACAACATCATCCTCGCCCACCACGGCCACATCCACGCCGAGCCCTCACCACTGGGCGGGCTGCGCGTGGTCATCACCCTACCGGAGCCTGCATGAGCACGTCCCCCGCTGCGTCCGCGAAGATCCTGATCGTCGAGGATGAGCCACGCCTGGCCTCGGTCCTGCGTGACTACCTGGCGGCCGCCGGCATGACCAGCGAATGGGTGGACGATGGCGGCCTGGTGATCGACGCGTTCGCGCGCTACCAGCCTGACCTGGTGCTGCTGGACCTGATGCTGCCGCAGCGCGATGGCGTGGACCTGTGCCGCGAACTGCGCGCAGCCAGCGACGTACCGGTGATCATGGTCACCGCGCGGGTGGAAGAGATCGACCGCCTGCTGGGCCTGGACATCGGTGCCGACGACTACATCTGCAAGCCGTTCAGCCCGCGCGAGGTGGTCGCGCGGGTGGTGGCGGTGCTGCGCCGCTATCGCCCGGACCCCGCTGCACGCGCCAACAGCGGCCTGCACATCGACGAACCGGCGGCACGCGCCACCTGGAACGGCAAGGGCCTGGACCTGACGCCGGTGGAGTACCGCCTGCTGCGCACCCTGCTGGCCACGCCCGGCCGGATCTGGGCACGCGATGAACTGCTCGACCGCCTCTATCTGGACCATCGCGTGGTGGTCGACCGCACCGTCGACAGCCATGTGCGCAACCTGCGCCGCAAGCTGTCCGATGCCGGCATGGAAGGCGAGCCGATCCGCTCGGTATACGGGATGGGTTACAGCTACGAACCGTAGCGGGTAGTGCCGGCCGCTGGCCGGCAACCGCGCGGCACGCCTGGATTTCCGTGGTTGCCGGCCAGCGGCCGGCACTACCCGTGCGCACCTGCGTTACACTCGAGCACGCTCGACATCAACGAATCACGACTGCATGGACGACATTCACCCGATCGCGCCGGACAAGCGCGCCGCCCTCCTTTCCACCCTCGCCGGGATCGAACAGCGCCACGATG contains:
- the smeA gene encoding multidrug efflux RND transporter periplasmic adaptor subunit SmeA, with the translated sequence MSLPRPLSRSPHPLLLPLLMSLAACSAGRSETPATPEVGVITASAQPLALQQTLPGRAVPFEVSEVRPQIGGLIRQRLFTEGQQVKAGQLLYQVDPAPYQAAFDTARGQLAQAEATVLSAQPKAERTRTLLGLDAASKQDADDATSALKQAQANVIAARAALQAARINLDYTRISAPIDGRIGTSSVTAGALVAAGQDAALATIQRLDPVYLDVTQSSTQMLALRKQLDAGLVKAIDGKAQVKVLLEDGSTYAHEGTLEFVGSAVDPGTGNVVLRAVIPNPDGLLLPGMYLKAVLPMATDARALLVPQKAVLRNERGEPLLRLLDARDHVVERRVGIGQVVGNQWQITQGLKAGERVIVSNGSAVSLGQQVKAIAATTAQLAAMPAIDPNGNTDETSH
- a CDS encoding response regulator, which gives rise to MSTSPAASAKILIVEDEPRLASVLRDYLAAAGMTSEWVDDGGLVIDAFARYQPDLVLLDLMLPQRDGVDLCRELRAASDVPVIMVTARVEEIDRLLGLDIGADDYICKPFSPREVVARVVAVLRRYRPDPAARANSGLHIDEPAARATWNGKGLDLTPVEYRLLRTLLATPGRIWARDELLDRLYLDHRVVVDRTVDSHVRNLRRKLSDAGMEGEPIRSVYGMGYSYEP
- the baeS gene encoding sensor histidine kinase efflux regulator BaeS, which produces MASAMVKIRLKFGLTAKTFLAIFTACLLVLAVNGIASRVAFQTGFLDYLNDQGDLRMQRLMPHLQREYSAHGGWEHLRGDSDRWARLLRPDLAHGHEGPVPPLSDQTGVPSRLGLFDARHRFVAGNPDATSDDEPHPVQLDGHTVGWLGMVPFQTVIATNDLNFYNTQVRAWWVIGVALLLVTVLLAWLVSRALRQRLAKLAAATHRLAAGDYATRIERTSDDELDALVNDFNRMAQALDDTERNRRAFIADISHELRTPLAVVRAELEAIEDGIRPLDRANLGGLQSEIRQLGKLVDDLHDLSMTQSGGLAYRFAPLDLVALLRSELNGMRVRFSAAGLALEEALPATPLQVSGDERRLQQVLANLLENALRYTHTGGRVRVQAARVPAGVQLIVEDTAPGVPADKCALLFERFYRVESSRNRASGGSGLGLAISHNIILAHHGHIHAEPSPLGGLRVVITLPEPA